CCCGCCACCTTGGCTTCAGGAGGGTATTCTtaacaaatggagaaaaacattAAACAGTAGcactgttttgttgttttttttttaactttgctagTAGCAAGTTTTATTCTAGGCAACTGCAAATCATCCAAGGGGACACTCACATAGGACCCACGagcccactcccctctccccaacatCAATGGGGCAGGTATTCAACACTCCTGAGAGACATCTGTATCATCTCAGGAAGAGTCAAGCCCAGAACTAATTTGCAAAGTGTGTAATCTGAACAACCTCAAGAAACAACTGGTGTAACAGGAACCAAGTCAAATAATCACTGGTACAAGCCCAACAACCTTAAGTAACAAAGTGGTCTTGTACCCCGGGCGGCTGCAGAGCACAGTGAGGACGGGATGGAAGAGCAGAGCGGCTGTGGGGAGAAACCCAAGCTCTCAGCTCCTTTCCAGGACTCCTCATTCCCAGCAGGGATCTGTGGGGCCCACCCCACTACTCTCTTCCTCCTGGCCAGTTAGCCCCATTCAAGACTGCCAAGGACCCCCATAAGAGGGAGCCCAGCACCACGCGCCCAGTTTCTGGCCCAGCTAACTGTAGGTGGGCTGAAAGAGCCCCACAAATGATCCCCTCCTAGAGGGTAGGCCCAGTCCCCATGTTAGGAACGACTCCTACAACTCTGGAAATTTAAAGTGTCAGACTTTTTAAATCAACTAAAAtctaattccaaaaaaaaaaagttcttcagaGCAAGGTAATcagttcatttaaattatttcttctacttgTTATTAACAAAGAGActacaaaagaggaaacagaggggcTGCTTCCCAGAGCCCTTCTACACATCTGCTCACTCCTTGGGCCCAACTCAACCCCTGTGAAGACCTGAATGCTGGGACAGGCCCCAGAACCAGACACCAGGGCCCACGGGGTCAGAGAGCCAACCCCAACCGTGACTATCTGCTCAGATGGGAAAACCAGACTCAAAGGTGCCAAGGAGACGGCAAACTTGGCAGCAGAGTAAAGACAGCAGGAGAGGCCTGGCCCCAGACGCCTCCTCTTCCCCAGTCTTCAGGAGTGCTGCTGGGCCTGGTGCCTGGTCAAGGGAAAGCAAATCAAAGCAACTCCCCTCAAGAAGAAGTCAGTCCCTGACTCTGCAGTGTCTCTTTAGGGGGACCAGTGccactcccctctgccccccCCAGACGGGCGAGGGGCTGGCACCCTTAAAGCAGGCCATTGGGCCTTCCAGGCTCCAGGGCCGGCCTGCCGCGCTCCCGCTGGTGGATCTTCTGGTGCTGCAGGAGGTGCTGCTTCTGGACAAAGCTCTTCTCACACTCGCTGCAACTGTAGGGCCGCTCGCCCGTGTGGATGCGCTGGTGCCGCACGAGATCAGACGGGTGGCTGAAGCTCTTGCCACAGTAACCACAGATGAGGGAACTCCGGCTTTTCCTCCAAGGGATGTGGCCAGGCAAGGCGACCAGGCTGTTGGGTGAGAACCGCTCCTGgacacagtgcccagcactgggcCCCTCCTGCAAGTGGCAGCGCTGGTGAGTCACCAGGCTCACCCTGCAGCTGAACGTCCTCATGCACACGTCACACTGATGCAGCTTCGCCTTCCTGGACGGGGGCTTCAGCCGGGGCCTGGGCCGAACACTCTTCTCTGGCTCCGAGGCTGGGTAAGACTCCCACCCCGAGTGGGTCCGCAGATGTGTGGCCAGCTGCTGCTTACAGCGGAAGTCGATCTCACACTCAGAACATCTGTAGGGCCCAGAAGTGTCCCCTTTCAGCTTCAAGCCCTGCCCACACTCCTGACCCAGGTGCAGCTGCCTATTCGACTTCTGCTTCAGGGGGCAGCCCAGGGTTCTGCCACCACTGGGATCTCTACTTCCCTCAATGGGCCCTTCTGGATTAGCGTCCTTAGGACCTGATTCCAAGAGGACAGAAGCGCCCTGACCATCCCAGAGCCCAGCCGGCTCTGGGCTCAGGAGAGCGTGCTCTTCAGCAATGTCTGAGAACTCTCCAGCAAGATCCACAGGGCTTTCCTGCACGTGCTGTATCTCCTGCTTGATCATAGCTGCTCCTGCTGCCAAGAGAAAGAAGAGCCACAAAAAAAGATCACATTCTAGCACCTTCAGTTTTTTCAGAGCTAAACAAACATTTGTGAACTTCAGAAGGGCTCAAATCAAAGTACCCCAGGATCAAAAGAATTAGGACAATTTGGAAGAGGATGAGACTGACTGGGTTCTAAGACCTAAAACACTAAACCTGTATTCAGATGGAGACATACTGATTGGAAATGTGAATATGTTATTCTTACAGAACAATGTTATAAATTCTCCAAGCCTGTCCACAAATTTGCATTCAATCtctgtgaaaaatgacaaaataaactGTAACACCTATGCTAATTTAAGTGTTACAGAGTGTTAAAACGATACAtgtaaataatctaaaaaaaccaaagtaCTAAGTAAACCTATAGCTTAGAAGTTCAGcatccagctctgttcttcctgCATATTCTCCTCAAACTGCCTGGTTTACAAATGCTTCTCCTGCCTCTTACCCAGTCAGCTTCACTCCTGAAGATCTGACCAACCTCTTCTCAGTCTCCAGTGGGTTTTGACTAACGCTTATCAGGCACCCTGCTCTGCAGGGCATGAAGAAGGATGATGGGGCTGTGAATCTTAAGGACTCCCCACAGTAGTTAAGGAAGTAAGATACACATATAATAGGTGAACTAATGATAAAGGAgtctgtaataaataaatagtagtctataataaataaatgccagATGAGGACACGGACTAGCAGTGTTTGGTAGTTTAGCAGTGGGAGAGCTCACTACAGGCTGCAAGGAGCAGGGACTGGGATGGAATATTCTGGAGCCACTCACCTGGGTGGACCTGACCAGGGCCTTCCTCCTCCAAGTCACCCAGCATCTCTGTACCCAACTCCGAGTCTCCTTCTGGCTGGCCAAGCACCTCTGGGTTGGAAACAGCACCGTGTGAGCCCAGGAGAGAGTATGGGTCATTTGCTGATGAATACGGtgaccaatgtcaaggagttgatattaaaacttcaaaaattcaGTCACTTTCCCCTAGCAGTTTGGGACAATTAGAAAATTATGGCCAATTCAAATGATCCATTCAGCTAACTGCTGCCTTTGACACTCCTTCTGAGCCACTTGTGGTGCGGGCGGTCAGGCTCCCATCAGCAGCCCTGCCTCACACGGACATGGTCCCCTTTCAGGGCATCTAATTTCATCTGGGCTACACACTGGAAGGTAAGGTGGGCACTGCTATGCCCCACTGTGACAGACAAGGAAAGAGCCACTAGCAGAACATGTGACCCAGCCACACAGTCACCTCTCAACCCATTTGTCAcgtccctccccctccaccctgctccGTCATACTGGCCTTCTCGGCAATCCTCCAAGGACCTAGATTTCAAAAGATTTTGTCAACtaaatgaaatgcatttattGTGTAATAGCCTATATTTTACGTATAAGGATGTGTATCAAGCACACTTCTACTCAACACAAAATGAACACTGAGACCACAAGGACTGGCTGCAATTCTAGCTAAATGCCAAGAAACACTGTTCGGTTAGTCTGTGCTGCCCACCTCCATCCCAGGTAACAAAAGATTTCTTGTCAAACAGTCTCAAGTGTTAAAAACAGCATGAGGAACCCTCGCCATGTTACACTCTAACGCATACGATGACATCTTACCTGTCAGTAAGTATTACCAGCAATGTGACCAGACAGCAGAAAGACAAAACACACAACACTGAGACCTTTCCAAAGACTTCATAAATTGAGGGCCTGGAGACTCCTATTTCTCAAGTCGGCTAAGGCCAGGAGAGGATCCAGGTGTAGCCTGGGTCACAAGCTACCTGGCCAGGAACTGCAGGATGTCTGAGagaattttagagagaaaactgccACTTACTCAGAGAGACCAGAGTCTCATAGTTGCTCTTCATCACGTTTGTGTACAGCTCCTTCTGCCAGTCCTCCAGATTCTCCCACTCCTGCTCTGAAAAACAGACTCCATCATTTTCAAGGGACCTGGACACCTGAAATCACAGAAGTCACACAGTGAGCCCTCCAGTCACAGCCATGAAGGACAAGCCAGACACTGAGAATCTTCACTAACACGggctgccccccaccctctctgggctcaCTCTCAACCCTCAAGGATTACCTTGGGGGCCTCCCCCTTGCTGCCCGGGGGCAGCCGCAGGATCCAGAAGTTCCTGTTCCGCAGCAGGTTCTCCATGTTCTCCAGCCGCCTCTGCAGCAGCCCGTATTCCTGCAGCAGGGTGCCCAGCACGGCCCACTTGCCCTCCAGCTGGTTCCCGAACTCCACGGCCGTCTTCTCGCAGTCGGCCAGCTTCTTCTCGGCTGTCCCTGTTCGCCCCTCCAAGCTCTGCAGCCGGGCGGCCTGGGACTCCATCTTCTTCTCCACGGCCTGGATGGCAGCCACCACGGTCCAGAGTGAGATCTCCGAGGTCTGCAAATAGGAGCTCTTCTCTGTCGCTTGTGGGGGCAGCATGCAGGAATTCAAAGGGGAGGAGTGGCGCTTCCTTCTGTGCTGAAGAATCAGACTCAGGGTCAGAGTCAGTGTCATTTCCAAATAACAGGTAAACAAACACAATGCGTCCACTGGGTCCACCAGCACTTACAGCCACCTAGTTTCTActtctttttgtaaatttaaaaagcacgtGCTTTTATATTCTGATACTGCAAATTATACACATACACTGTaataagaaaatactgaaaagcagaaagaaagaaaaaattatgcaaaacacCACCATCCAGAAATAAGCTGTTAgaattttgatgtatttcctatcaggttttttcatcttttaactttctaaaatgatttGACTGAGTCCTCTGACATTTCCCTTACACTTCATATTTTTTATGGTGTGTCCCTGACAGTAGAAAAATCACTCTCATTGAAGCTCAAAATGACTAAACCAAGATTTGTAAAGTCTTCCTGAAGCTGTCCTCTTGCCCCTACTGTCCCACGTTATGTTCATTTCAGTCCTAAACCCACAAAGCTTTGTATTCTCTTATACAGCCCACACTTCATTCAGGGCTGCTTCTCTAACCACAAGGAGGATACTGAGACAGAGACATTGAAAGGAAATATCTTTCAAAGAACTGCTAGGGCTGGAGCTTATGATCTAGAGAAACAGGGGACAAAATGAAACCAGTGGGCACAGAACTGAACACCTAAGTCTGGCCAACTACTCCAGTTAACCAGCTCGGTTCATTATTGGGCATATGAGTCAACAGCTTAAATATCCCCccttaaaaaagatttaaagaaaagtttaatgTAAGGGAAAAATGCAaatggaacaaaagaaaatatgagcTTGGAGGATAAATTCATTGCATCACATtgtctacttttaattttaagtCTCTACGTCTCCAGCCTTTGGgagtctcctctttcctctctgcgGCCCAGCATTTTGCTGCTAATGTTGGGACTTTTTCCAAACAGGAAGGTGGGTTGGGATCTGAGCAGAGAAATAACATCTCTCCTCTTCCACACAGTCAAAGTCTGAAAAGAGTATTAAGtcaagtttcttcttttcttctgttttaaattatCTATCATGacagaaataattcaaatgcccatcagctggtgaatagataaacaaattgtggtccATTCATATATAATAGGTTGAATTAtgtctccccccaaaaatatGTGTAAGTCCTAACCCCAGGacttcagaatgtgatcttaCGTGGAGATACCCTTTACTGACGTAATCAAGTTAACAAATCTCCATGTAACCACCAgtcaaaaacattaattaaaattaaatatatatatgtacacacacacagcacacctccaagatattgtgggttcagttccaaaCCTCCACAacaaagcaaatatcacaataaagcaagtcatatgaatttttttgttttctagtgcATATAAATATTGTGTTTACACTATtctatagtctattaagtgtgcaaattgtatctttaaaaagcatattccttaattaaaaaatacttttttgctAAAAAgtgttaaccatcatctgagccttcagtgagccATAATCTTTttgtagtagtaacatcaaaggtcactgatcacagatcaccatcgtaaatataacaataatgaaaacattcaaaatgttttgagaaataccaaaatgtgacacagagacacaaagggagcaaatgctgttggaaaaatggtgccaacagaCTTACTCAATATAGAACTGCCACAAACCTGCAACCTGTAAGAAACACAGTAACTGCACagtgcaataaaacaaagcaCAATACAAGAAGGCCTGcctgtatttgtgtgtttgttttataaatatcacCCTTGCAGTCCTTTGTGCAAGTAACTTTGCTGAAGTAACTACTATCCTGAATTTGGTTTTTCATGATTAACTGCCTTTTTTCATATGTTATACCAGGtttgtttcaaaaatatgttcttttaattttgcaTGTTTTAGGGGATTTTGTATAAATGGACTGTCAGTCTTCCACAGCTCCTGGGAATAGCCTGTTGTTGCAGGTGTCtgtaattaattcattttcactgctgtataataCTCCACCACTtgactataccacaatttatttttccattccaCTACTGATATTTCCCCATCTTTGTCATTACAACAGTGCTATGATGAACAGAACTGTACTCGGCTCCTAGTGGACATAGGCAAGTTTCCCAAGGGTACAAGAGAATTGCTGGCTCATTGGGTATATACACATTCTAAACTTAGGCAGATAatgcaaaatgttttccaaagcagttgtacCAATTTCACTCCTAAGTATCCTGGTTGTTCCACAActtcatcaacatttgttactgTCAAACTTAAATCTGTGTCCCTCTAGTAGATCTGAAATGATACCTCATCAtggttttcatctgcattttccTTGGTTACTAACAAGAGATAagcatcttttttatgtttattggtcattcaAATTTCCCCCTCAGTGCTGaagtctttcattcatttatcctttGGGTTATCTCACTTCTCATAGGATCTATGAGATTTCTCTATAAATTCTGGAAACTAATCTTTATCAGTTAACTGTGTTACAAATAACCTCCCTTATTTgtgcctcattttaaaattctctttactATCATTTGATAAACAGTCCTTAGTTTTAATGTAGTTTTGTTAGCATTAATTGTTTTTTGGTTTGAACTTTCATGGCAGGTGTAAAAAATATCTATAATCCCACAATACTGTCTTCTAAACACTTGATAGTTTAGCCTTTCACACAAGTATTTATCTCAACTAGAATTGAGACAATATTTGTGTATGGGGCAAGCCTTAATTTTCATATGGGAAATCAACAGATCTAATGCTATATAATGAAAAGTCATCATTTATTCACTGATCTGTAATCTCTGTCATAAATCAAGTTTTCATACATATCAGTCTGTCTCTAgcatctctattc
The Camelus ferus isolate YT-003-E chromosome 7, BCGSAC_Cfer_1.0, whole genome shotgun sequence genome window above contains:
- the ZNF212 gene encoding zinc finger protein 212 isoform X2 gives rise to the protein MGFPRSFCDALLLDFSPGLHPQVEVRLGFLSIGTGVTSRCSCWDFSVKLPDLFLSNCPHSRNGETRNLGRKRHSSPLNSCMLPPQATEKSSYLQTSEISLWTVVAAIQAVEKKMESQAARLQSLEGRTGTAEKKLADCEKTAVEFGNQLEGKWAVLGTLLQEYGLLQRRLENMENLLRNRNFWILRLPPGSKGEAPKVSRSLENDGVCFSEQEWENLEDWQKELYTNVMKSNYETLVSLTNDPYSLLGSHGAVSNPEVLGQPEGDSELGTEMLGDLEEEGPGQVHPGAAMIKQEIQHVQESPVDLAGEFSDIAEEHALLSPEPAGLWDGQGASVLLESGPKDANPEGPIEGSRDPSGGRTLGCPLKQKSNRQLHLGQECGQGLKLKGDTSGPYRCSECEIDFRCKQQLATHLRTHSGWESYPASEPEKSVRPRPRLKPPSRKAKLHQCDVCMRTFSCRVSLVTHQRCHLQEGPSAGHCVQERFSPNSLVALPGHIPWRKSRSSLICGYCGKSFSHPSDLVRHQRIHTGERPYSCSECEKSFVQKQHLLQHQKIHQRERGRPALEPGRPNGLL
- the ZNF212 gene encoding zinc finger protein 212 isoform X5; this translates as MGFPRSFCDALLLDFSPGLHPQVEVRLGFLSIGTGVTSRCSCWDFSVKLPDLFLSNCPHSRNGETRNLGRKRHSSPLNSCMLPPQATEKSSYLQTSEISLWTVVAAIQAVEKKMESQAARLQSLEGRTGTAEKKLADCEKTAVEFGNQLEGKWAVLGTLLQEYGLLQRRLENMENLLRNRNFWILRLPPGSKGEAPKVSRSLENDGVCFSEQEWENLEDWQKELYTNVMKSNYETLVSLKVLGQPEGDSELGTEMLGDLEEEGPGQVHPGAAMIKQEIQHVQESPVDLAGEFSDIAEEHALLSPEPAGLWDGQGASVLLESGPKDANPEGPIEGSRDPSGGRTLGCPLKQKSNRQLHLGQECGQGLKLKGDTSGPYRCSECEIDFRCKQQLATHLRTHSGWESYPASEPEKSVRPRPRLKPPSRKAKLHQCDVCMRTFSCRVSLVTHQRCHLQEGPSAGHCVQERFSPNSLVALPGHIPWRKSRSSLICGYCGKSFSHPSDLVRHQRIHTGERPYSCSECEKSFVQKQHLLQHQKIHQRERGRPALEPGRPNGLL
- the ZNF212 gene encoding zinc finger protein 212 isoform X3; this encodes MGFPRSFCDALLLDFSPGLHPQVEVRLGFLSIGTGVTSRCSCWDFSVKLPDLFLSNCPHSRNGETRNLGRKRHSSPLNSCMLPPQATEKSSYLQTSEISLWTVVAAIQAVEKKMESQAARLQSLEGRTGTAEKKLADCEKTAVEFGNQLEGKWAVLGTLLQEYGLLQRRLENMENLLRNRNFWILRLPPGSKGEAPKEWENLEDWQKELYTNVMKSNYETLVSLTNDPYSLLGSHGAVSNPEVLGQPEGDSELGTEMLGDLEEEGPGQVHPAGAAMIKQEIQHVQESPVDLAGEFSDIAEEHALLSPEPAGLWDGQGASVLLESGPKDANPEGPIEGSRDPSGGRTLGCPLKQKSNRQLHLGQECGQGLKLKGDTSGPYRCSECEIDFRCKQQLATHLRTHSGWESYPASEPEKSVRPRPRLKPPSRKAKLHQCDVCMRTFSCRVSLVTHQRCHLQEGPSAGHCVQERFSPNSLVALPGHIPWRKSRSSLICGYCGKSFSHPSDLVRHQRIHTGERPYSCSECEKSFVQKQHLLQHQKIHQRERGRPALEPGRPNGLL
- the ZNF212 gene encoding zinc finger protein 212 isoform X6 codes for the protein MGFPRSFCDALLLDFSPGLHPQVEVRLGFLSIGTGVTSRCSCWDFSVKLPDLFLSNCPHSRNGETRNLGRKRHSSPLNSCMLPPQATEKSSYLQTSEISLWTVVAAIQAVEKKMESQAARLQSLEGRTGTAEKKLADCEKTAVEFGNQLEGKWAVLGTLLQEYGLLQRRLENMENLLRNRNFWILRLPPGSKGEAPKEWENLEDWQKELYTNVMKSNYETLVSLKVLGQPEGDSELGTEMLGDLEEEGPGQVHPAGAAMIKQEIQHVQESPVDLAGEFSDIAEEHALLSPEPAGLWDGQGASVLLESGPKDANPEGPIEGSRDPSGGRTLGCPLKQKSNRQLHLGQECGQGLKLKGDTSGPYRCSECEIDFRCKQQLATHLRTHSGWESYPASEPEKSVRPRPRLKPPSRKAKLHQCDVCMRTFSCRVSLVTHQRCHLQEGPSAGHCVQERFSPNSLVALPGHIPWRKSRSSLICGYCGKSFSHPSDLVRHQRIHTGERPYSCSECEKSFVQKQHLLQHQKIHQRERGRPALEPGRPNGLL
- the ZNF212 gene encoding zinc finger protein 212 isoform X1; amino-acid sequence: MGFPRSFCDALLLDFSPGLHPQVEVRLGFLSIGTGVTSRCSCWDFSVKLPDLFLSNCPHSRNGETRNLGRKRHSSPLNSCMLPPQATEKSSYLQTSEISLWTVVAAIQAVEKKMESQAARLQSLEGRTGTAEKKLADCEKTAVEFGNQLEGKWAVLGTLLQEYGLLQRRLENMENLLRNRNFWILRLPPGSKGEAPKVSRSLENDGVCFSEQEWENLEDWQKELYTNVMKSNYETLVSLTNDPYSLLGSHGAVSNPEVLGQPEGDSELGTEMLGDLEEEGPGQVHPAGAAMIKQEIQHVQESPVDLAGEFSDIAEEHALLSPEPAGLWDGQGASVLLESGPKDANPEGPIEGSRDPSGGRTLGCPLKQKSNRQLHLGQECGQGLKLKGDTSGPYRCSECEIDFRCKQQLATHLRTHSGWESYPASEPEKSVRPRPRLKPPSRKAKLHQCDVCMRTFSCRVSLVTHQRCHLQEGPSAGHCVQERFSPNSLVALPGHIPWRKSRSSLICGYCGKSFSHPSDLVRHQRIHTGERPYSCSECEKSFVQKQHLLQHQKIHQRERGRPALEPGRPNGLL
- the ZNF212 gene encoding zinc finger protein 212 isoform X4, translated to MGFPRSFCDALLLDFSPGLHPQVEVRLGFLSIGTGVTSRCSCWDFSVKLPDLFLSNCPHSRNGETRNLGRKRHSSPLNSCMLPPQATEKSSYLQTSEISLWTVVAAIQAVEKKMESQAARLQSLEGRTGTAEKKLADCEKTAVEFGNQLEGKWAVLGTLLQEYGLLQRRLENMENLLRNRNFWILRLPPGSKGEAPKVSRSLENDGVCFSEQEWENLEDWQKELYTNVMKSNYETLVSLKVLGQPEGDSELGTEMLGDLEEEGPGQVHPAGAAMIKQEIQHVQESPVDLAGEFSDIAEEHALLSPEPAGLWDGQGASVLLESGPKDANPEGPIEGSRDPSGGRTLGCPLKQKSNRQLHLGQECGQGLKLKGDTSGPYRCSECEIDFRCKQQLATHLRTHSGWESYPASEPEKSVRPRPRLKPPSRKAKLHQCDVCMRTFSCRVSLVTHQRCHLQEGPSAGHCVQERFSPNSLVALPGHIPWRKSRSSLICGYCGKSFSHPSDLVRHQRIHTGERPYSCSECEKSFVQKQHLLQHQKIHQRERGRPALEPGRPNGLL
- the ZNF212 gene encoding zinc finger protein 212 isoform X7; protein product: MAESAPALHRRKRHSSPLNSCMLPPQATEKSSYLQTSEISLWTVVAAIQAVEKKMESQAARLQSLEGRTGTAEKKLADCEKTAVEFGNQLEGKWAVLGTLLQEYGLLQRRLENMENLLRNRNFWILRLPPGSKGEAPKVSRSLENDGVCFSEQEWENLEDWQKELYTNVMKSNYETLVSLTNDPYSLLGSHGAVSNPEVLGQPEGDSELGTEMLGDLEEEGPGQVHPAGAAMIKQEIQHVQESPVDLAGEFSDIAEEHALLSPEPAGLWDGQGASVLLESGPKDANPEGPIEGSRDPSGGRTLGCPLKQKSNRQLHLGQECGQGLKLKGDTSGPYRCSECEIDFRCKQQLATHLRTHSGWESYPASEPEKSVRPRPRLKPPSRKAKLHQCDVCMRTFSCRVSLVTHQRCHLQEGPSAGHCVQERFSPNSLVALPGHIPWRKSRSSLICGYCGKSFSHPSDLVRHQRIHTGERPYSCSECEKSFVQKQHLLQHQKIHQRERGRPALEPGRPNGLL
- the ZNF212 gene encoding zinc finger protein 212 isoform X10, producing the protein MAESAPALHRRKRHSSPLNSCMLPPQATEKSSYLQTSEISLWTVVAAIQAVEKKMESQAARLQSLEGRTGTAEKKLADCEKTAVEFGNQLEGKWAVLGTLLQEYGLLQRRLENMENLLRNRNFWILRLPPGSKGEAPKVSRSLENDGVCFSEQEWENLEDWQKELYTNVMKSNYETLVSLKVLGQPEGDSELGTEMLGDLEEEGPGQVHPAGAAMIKQEIQHVQESPVDLAGEFSDIAEEHALLSPEPAGLWDGQGASVLLESGPKDANPEGPIEGSRDPSGGRTLGCPLKQKSNRQLHLGQECGQGLKLKGDTSGPYRCSECEIDFRCKQQLATHLRTHSGWESYPASEPEKSVRPRPRLKPPSRKAKLHQCDVCMRTFSCRVSLVTHQRCHLQEGPSAGHCVQERFSPNSLVALPGHIPWRKSRSSLICGYCGKSFSHPSDLVRHQRIHTGERPYSCSECEKSFVQKQHLLQHQKIHQRERGRPALEPGRPNGLL
- the ZNF212 gene encoding zinc finger protein 212 isoform X8, with protein sequence MARRGTWAQKEAPLLPFEFLHAAPTSDREELLFADLGDLTLDRGGCHPGRGEEDGVPGRPAAELGGANRDSREEAGRLREDGRGVREPAGGQVGRAGHPAAGIRAAAEAAGEHGEPAAEQELLDPAAAPGQQGGGPQEQEWENLEDWQKELYTNVMKSNYETLVSLTNDPYSLLGSHGAVSNPEVLGQPEGDSELGTEMLGDLEEEGPGQVHPAGAAMIKQEIQHVQESPVDLAGEFSDIAEEHALLSPEPAGLWDGQGASVLLESGPKDANPEGPIEGSRDPSGGRTLGCPLKQKSNRQLHLGQECGQGLKLKGDTSGPYRCSECEIDFRCKQQLATHLRTHSGWESYPASEPEKSVRPRPRLKPPSRKAKLHQCDVCMRTFSCRVSLVTHQRCHLQEGPSAGHCVQERFSPNSLVALPGHIPWRKSRSSLICGYCGKSFSHPSDLVRHQRIHTGERPYSCSECEKSFVQKQHLLQHQKIHQRERGRPALEPGRPNGLL
- the ZNF212 gene encoding zinc finger protein 212 isoform X12 is translated as MARRGTWAQKEAPLLPFEFLHAAPTSDREELLFADLGDLTLDRGGCHPGRGEEDGVPGRPAAELGGANRDSREEAGRLREDGRGVREPAGGQVGRAGHPAAGIRAAAEAAGEHGEPAAEQELLDPAAAPGQQGGGPQEQEWENLEDWQKELYTNVMKSNYETLVSLKVLGQPEGDSELGTEMLGDLEEEGPGQVHPAGAAMIKQEIQHVQESPVDLAGEFSDIAEEHALLSPEPAGLWDGQGASVLLESGPKDANPEGPIEGSRDPSGGRTLGCPLKQKSNRQLHLGQECGQGLKLKGDTSGPYRCSECEIDFRCKQQLATHLRTHSGWESYPASEPEKSVRPRPRLKPPSRKAKLHQCDVCMRTFSCRVSLVTHQRCHLQEGPSAGHCVQERFSPNSLVALPGHIPWRKSRSSLICGYCGKSFSHPSDLVRHQRIHTGERPYSCSECEKSFVQKQHLLQHQKIHQRERGRPALEPGRPNGLL
- the ZNF212 gene encoding zinc finger protein 212 isoform X11; this encodes MLPPQATEKSSYLQTSEISLWTVVAAIQAVEKKMESQAARLQSLEGRTGTAEKKLADCEKTAVEFGNQLEGKWAVLGTLLQEYGLLQRRLENMENLLRNRNFWILRLPPGSKGEAPKVSRSLENDGVCFSEQEWENLEDWQKELYTNVMKSNYETLVSLTNDPYSLLGSHGAVSNPEVLGQPEGDSELGTEMLGDLEEEGPGQVHPAGAAMIKQEIQHVQESPVDLAGEFSDIAEEHALLSPEPAGLWDGQGASVLLESGPKDANPEGPIEGSRDPSGGRTLGCPLKQKSNRQLHLGQECGQGLKLKGDTSGPYRCSECEIDFRCKQQLATHLRTHSGWESYPASEPEKSVRPRPRLKPPSRKAKLHQCDVCMRTFSCRVSLVTHQRCHLQEGPSAGHCVQERFSPNSLVALPGHIPWRKSRSSLICGYCGKSFSHPSDLVRHQRIHTGERPYSCSECEKSFVQKQHLLQHQKIHQRERGRPALEPGRPNGLL
- the ZNF212 gene encoding zinc finger protein 212 isoform X9, translating into MAESAPALKEAPLLPFEFLHAAPTSDREELLFADLGDLTLDRGGCHPGRGEEDGVPGRPAAELGGANRDSREEAGRLREDGRGVREPAGGQVGRAGHPAAGIRAAAEAAGEHGEPAAEQELLDPAAAPGQQGGGPQEQEWENLEDWQKELYTNVMKSNYETLVSLTNDPYSLLGSHGAVSNPEVLGQPEGDSELGTEMLGDLEEEGPGQVHPAGAAMIKQEIQHVQESPVDLAGEFSDIAEEHALLSPEPAGLWDGQGASVLLESGPKDANPEGPIEGSRDPSGGRTLGCPLKQKSNRQLHLGQECGQGLKLKGDTSGPYRCSECEIDFRCKQQLATHLRTHSGWESYPASEPEKSVRPRPRLKPPSRKAKLHQCDVCMRTFSCRVSLVTHQRCHLQEGPSAGHCVQERFSPNSLVALPGHIPWRKSRSSLICGYCGKSFSHPSDLVRHQRIHTGERPYSCSECEKSFVQKQHLLQHQKIHQRERGRPALEPGRPNGLL